The genomic window CACGCCTTGCTCGGCCAGTGGCCGACCGAATGCGACGCGCTTCTGGGTCCGGTCCACCATCAACGCCAACGCACGCTCGGCAGCCCCCAGAGCCCGCATGCAGTGGTGAATACGGCCCGGACCCAGCCGGGCTTGGGCGATCGCGAAGCCCGCGCCCTCTTCGCCGAGCAGATTCGTGGCCGGCACCCGCACGTTGTCGTAGATGATTTCGCAGTGGCCGTGCTGGTCCTGCCAGCCGAACACCGACGTCGAGCGGACCACCGTCACGCCGGGTGTGTCGATGGGCACCAGCACCATCGACTGCTGTTGATGGCTGGCCGCGTCCGGGTTGGTGCGGCCCATCACGATCAGAATCTTGCAGCGCGGGTCGGCCGCGCCGGAGGTCCACCATTTCCGGCCGTTGATCACGTAGTCGCCGCCGTCACGCTCGATCAGCGTCTCGATGTTGCGGGCATCGCTGCTGGCGACCGCCGGTTCGGTCATCGAAAACGCGCTTCGGATCTCACCGTTCAGCAGCGGCTCCAGCCACTGCTTGCGCTGCTCCTCGTTGGCGAACAGGTGCAGGGTCTCCATGTTGCCGGTGTCGGGAGCCGCGCAGTTCAGCACTTCCGGCCCGATCTCCATGCTCCAGCCGCTCAGCTCGGCCAGCGGCGCGTAGTCCAGGTTGCTCAGACCCGACTCGGCGGGAAGGAAGAGGTTCCACAGGCCGGCCGCCTTCGCCTTGGTTTTCAGCTCCTCGATGATCGGCGGCACCGAGTGGTCGTTCGGGCCGGCTTCGTGGCGGAACTTTTCGTACTCGGCCTCGGCCGGGAAGACGTATTCGACCATGAAGTCGGACAGTCGCTTGTGGTAGTCGCTGGCCTTGGCCGACATCGCGAAGTCCATGTCCGCCACCATAGGACAACGCAAGGCAACGCCGAGTTCCAGGCCGCCGCCGAGTGCCCGACCGACTGCCAGCGCAAGGCGAAATTGGGGCCTCGGGAAGGCGCCCGTTAGGGTGGCTGGGGCAATTCGCCCGGCAGGACCTAAGGAAAGTAGATGTACGCGCCATGACAGATCCGCAGACCCACGCCACCAGGGTCGGGGTGGTGGCCGAGTCAGGCCCCGACGAGCGGCGCGTTGCGCTGGTGCCCAAAGCGGTCGCATCGCTGGTGAACAGCGGCGTGGCGGTAGTGGTCGAGACCGGTGCGGGCATCAAGGCGCTGCTTCCGGACGACCTCTACACCGCCGCCGGAGCCAGCATCGGCGACGCGTGGGACGCCGACGTCGTCGTCAAAGTCGCGCCTCCCACCGCCGAGGAGGTCGGACGGCTGCGCAGCGGGCAGACCCTGATCGGCTTCCTCGCGCCCCGCAACGCCGAGAACTCGATCGGTGCGCTGAAGCAAGCCGGCGTCCAGGCGTTCGCGCTGGAGGCGATCCCGCGCATCTCGCGGGCGCAGGTGATGGACGCCCTGTCGTCGCAAGCCAACGTGGCCGGCTACAAAGCGGTGCTGCTGGCCGCCTCGGAGTCCACCCGGTTCTTCCCGATGTTGACGACGGCGGCGGGCACCGTGAAGCCGGCCACCGTGCTGGTGCTCGGCGTCGGCGTGGCCGGGCTGCAGGCGCTGGCGACGGCCAAGCGACTGGGCGCGCGCACCACCGGGTACGACGTGCGCCCGGAGGTGGCCGACCAGGTGCGTTCCGTCGGCGCGCAGTGGCTCGATATCGGCATCGACGCGGCCGGCGAGGGCGGTTACGCCCGTGAGCTCACCGAAGACGAACGCGCACAACAACAAAAGGCGCTCGAACAAGCGATCAGCGGGTTCGACGTGGTGATCACCACCGCGCTGGTTCCGGGGCGGCCCGCGCCGCGGCTGGTCACCGCTGCGGCGGTCGAAGCGATGAAGCCCGGCAGCGTCGTGGTCGACCTGGCCGGTGAGACCGGTGGTAACTGCGAACTCACCGAGCCGGGACAGACGGTGGTCAAGCATGACGTCACGATCGCCTCACCGCTGAACCTGCCGGCGACCATGCCCGAGCACGCCAGCGAGCTCTACAGCAAGAACATCACCGCGCTGCTGGACCTGTTGATCACCGACGGCAAGCTGGCCCCCGATTTCGACGACGAAGTCATCGCGGCGTCCTGCGTTACTCGAGACCAGAAGGCTTAGACATGTACGACGACCTCCTGGCCAATCTGGCGATCCTGGTGCTGTCCGGTTTCGTCGGCTTCGCCGTGATCTCCAAGGTGCCCAACACCTTGCACACCCCGCTGATGTCGGGCACCAACGCCATCCACGGCATCGTCGTGCTGGGTGCGCTGGTGGTGTTCGGCTCGGTTGAGCACCCTTCGATTGCCGTGCAGATCATTCTGTTCGTCGCGACGGTGTTCGGCACGCTGAACGTCATCGGCGGGTTCATCGTCACCGACCGGATGCTGGGCATGTTCAAGGGCAAGAAGAAGCCACCGGCCGTTGCAGCCGAGAAGGCGGAAGGGCCGGCGGCCAAATGAACTACCTCGTCATCGGTCTGTACATCGTCTCCTTCTCGCTGTTCATCTACGGCCTGATGGGCCTGACCGGCCCCAAGACCGCCGTGCGCGGCAACTTGATCGCCGCGGTGGGCATGGCTCTGGCCGTGGCGGCCACACTGATCGCGATCAGACACACCAGCCAGTGGCCGCTGATCATCGCCGGTCTGGTGGTCGGTGTGGTGCTGGGCGTTCCGCCGGCGCGGCTGACGAAGATGACCGCCATGCCGCAGCTGGTGGCCTTCTTCAACGGCGTCGGCGGCGGCACGGTCGCCCTGATCGCGCTGTCGGAATTCATGGAGACCAGCGGCTTTTCGGCCTTCCAGCACGGTGAGTCACCGACGGTGCACATCGTGGTGGCGTCGTTGTTCGCCGCGATCATCGGTTCGATCTCGTTCTGGGGTTCGATCATCGCCTTCGGCAAGCTGCAGGAGATCATCTCCGGAGCGCCGATCGGGTTCGGCAAGGCGCAGCAGCCGATCAACCTGCTGCTGCTGGCGGCGGCGGTGGGCGCCGCGGTTGTCATCGGTCTGCACGCGCACCCGGGCACCGGCGGGGTGTCGCTGTGGTGGATGGTCGGATTGCTGGCCGCCGCCGGTGTGCTGGGGCTGATGGTGGTGCTGCCGATCGGCGGCGCCGACATGCCGGTGGTCATCTCGCTGCTGAACGCCATGACGGGGCTTTCCGCTGCGGCCGCGGGCCTGGCGTTGAACAACACCGCCATGATCGTCGCCGGCATGATCGTCGGGGCCTCCGGTTCGATCCTGACCAACCTCATGGCCAAAGCGATGAACCGCTCCATCCCTGCGATCGTCGCGGGCGGTTTCGGCGGCGGCGGTGTGGCGCCCAGCGGCGACGGCGGCGGCGACAAGACCGTCAAATCCACCTCGGCCGCCGACGCGGCGATCCAGATGGCATATGCCAACCAGGTGATCGTCGTTCCCGGCTACGGCCTAGCCGTCGCGCAGGCCCAGCACGCCGTCAAGGACATGGCCGCACTGCTGGAGAACAAGGGCGTGACGGTGAAGTACGCGATTCACCCGGTCGCGGGCCGGATGCCCGGGCACATGAACGTGCTGCTGGCCGAGGCCGAGGTCGACTACGACGCGATGAAAGACATGGACGACATCAACGACGAGTTCGCCCGCACCGACGTCGCCATCGTCATCGGCGCCAACGACGTCACCAACCCGGCGGCCCGCAACGATGCGTCCAGCCCGATCTACGGCATGCCGATCCTGAATGTGGACAAGGCGAAATCGGTGATCGTGCTCAAGCGGTCAATGAACTCCGGATTCGCCGGCATCGACAACCCGCTCTTCTACGGCGAGGGCACAACCATGCTGTTCGGTGATGCGAAGAAATCGGTGACCCAGGTCGCCGAAGAACTGAAAGCGCTCTGATTTAGACCGGGGGGTAGGCCGGGGGCGGGTAACCGTTACCGCTCTCCACGCCGCGCAGGCCCCAGGTGAGGTAGCCGAAGAAGAACTCGATCTCGTCGCTCGCGTCGTAGTCCGGACTCGGGTCCATCACTCCCACCCCTCTGCTCGCGACTTGGTCTGTCATCCGGAGTCTAGTCCCATCCGCGTCGGTGCAACAGGCGGCCGGTGTCACGCCTAAACTGTCCAACCAGTTGATTGATAACTGAGCGAGATAGTGAGTATCGATGGCGTCCGAAACTGGCTTGTCGCGTCGTGAAGAGTTGCTGGCTGTCGCCACCAAGCTGTTCGCTGCGCGCGGCTATCACGGCACCCGCATGGACGACGTGGCCGATGTCATCGGGCTGAACAAGGCGACCGTCTACCACTACTACGCCAGCAAGTCGCTGATCTTGTTCGACATCTACCGCCAGGCCGCCGAGGGCACGTTGGCCGCCGTGCACGACGACCCGTCCTGGACCGCACGCGAAGCGCTGTACCAATACACCGTCCGGCTGCTCACCGGGATCGCCGGCAATCCGGAGCGGGCCGCGGTGTACTTCCAGGAACAGCCGTACATCACCGAATGGTTCACCGCCGAGCAGGTGGCCGAGGTGCGGGAGAAGGAAGCGCTGGTCTACGAGCACGTCCACGGCCTGATCGACCGCGGTATCGCCAGTGGTGAGTTCTACGAGTGTGACTCGCATGTGCTGGCGTTGGGCTACATCGGGATGACGCTGGGCAGCTACCGCTGGCTGCGGCCCAGTGGCCGGCGCTCCGCCAAGGAGATCGCCGCCGAGTTCAGCACCGCACTGCTGCGCGGGTTGATCCGCGACGAGTCGATCCGCACCACCTCGCCGCTGGGACCGTGATCAGTAGTGGATCGACGGAATGATGTGGAACGCATTGCCCAACGCTCCGCTCAGTAGCGACAACGCCGTCACCGGCGGCTGGCTCAGGGCCGGGCCGAGGTAGAGGTTGAGTCCCGGGTTCAGCGACGGAACCCACGGGTAGGCGTCCGGGAAGTATTCGGGACCCCACAGCCCGGCCTGCACCCCGATCTCCACCGCCGCACCATACGGCGCCTGCCAGGCGCTCTGGGCCAAGTAGTAGGCGACGTTGATCGGGTTGGGAATGTTGATCAGCCCGGCCGGGGTGGGCAGGTCTGCGTAGCCATAGTCCGAGTAGCCGAGGTCGACCATCACGCGCAGCGGCGGCTGGAGCAGGTCGGCAATCACCGGTCCGGCGTACGGGATGTCCCGGATGGGCTGCAGCAGCGGCAGATTCTGGGTCAAGTACATGTAGTAGTTGGTGTTGCCGGGGTTCAGCGTGGGCAACTGCACCGCGTCGGTGGACAGCAAAGTCGGATAGTGGCTGTGGACGTAGAAGTAACCCATGAGCGCGTTGACGTCCGCCAGGATGTTGGTCGGGTATTGCGGGGCGTGGGCGACGCCGTCGTACTGCGCGGTGAAGATAGAGGTCGGGAAGGGGTTGTTGGCCGGAGTCGCGCCGTTGAACGACACGTCCAGGAACGGGATGTAGAAGCCGGGGAAGCGCGCCAGCAGGCCTCCGTTAGGGTTGTTCCCTGCGGCAGCCATGATGAACGACACGTCCGGGTAGGGCGGGCCTGCCGCCATCAACGCGACAATCTCGTTGTGGATGATCGAGGCGCTTTGCGAGTAGCCGAAAGCGACGACCGAGTTCCCATTGAGGATCTGAGCGCGGATAGCACTGTCCAACGCCTTGACGCCCTGGGCGACCGACTGGTTGTAGGTCAGGTTGCCCAGGTTCGGAGTGACCGGCCAGAACTGCTCGGGCGTGGGCAGGCCGATCGGGCTGGCCCCGGGGAACAGCGGCTGAATGTAATTGGCGTTGATGTCCGCGATGTACTGGGCGACGGGCAGTGGATTGTTGGTGCCGCCCATGATCAAGGCGACTTGGTTCGCCAGTAGCGCGGAGGGGCTGGCAGCGAGTGTGCTGACCGTTCCGCCGGTGGCGGCGGCCCCCGGCCCCAGCAGCGATTGAAAGGTGGTGTTGATCTCGCTGGACGCGTTCGCAAGCGCCGAGGTGGCCGCCGCCTCGGCTTGCACATACGCGTTTCCGGCCGCGGCCAAAGCTGCAGTGAATTGACTGTGGAACGCGCTCGCCTGCGGGACGACCGCCTGATATTCCTCGCCGTAGGTATTGAACAAGCCCGCAATCGCCGCCGACACTTCGTCCTCTGCCGCAGCAAGGAGACCTGTCGTTCGGTTTGCCGCAGCGGCGTTCGCCTCGTTGATCGCGGTGGCGATCCCGTCCACGTTGACAGCCGCTGACGCAAGCACGTCGGGAGCAGTGACTAAGTACGACATCTCCCCGTCCTTCCCTGCGACCGGTCCCCATTTCCGATCGCCACGAACTAGCCGCAACCGCGGGTAGTAGGTAGTAACAGAGGTTAGAACCGTCGCGTCGCAAAGTCCGGCGTTTTGACCAAAACCTTTGCTCTGGACTACTGCGCCGGCTCGAGGTGCTTGTTCAGGAAGCTGAGTTGGTCGGCGATGACGCGCTCGAAGGCGTCGTCCACATAGATGGCGAAGTGGCCCTCGGGATACACCTTGACCTCGCCGCGGGGGGCCTTCGCCGCGTAGCGCAGGGTGGGACCAGGCGGCGCTACCGAGTCGGTCGCGCAAACGCAGAACAGGATCGGGCAGGACACCTCTGCGGCGCTGCGCCCCGGTCGGTAGGTGGCAATCTTGAGGCCGATGCGAGCGGCGACCTCGTTGGATAGTTCCACCCCTTCGGGTACCAGCCGCAGATAGCCCGAGTACGCATCGGGTGCGGTCATCAACGCCAGCTCCCCGGGCCTGCCCGCGGTGCGAATCATCAACGGTGGCTTGCCAGTTGCGGACCGGGCCAGGTCGCGCGCCGCCTGCACCGTCACGCGGGCCGCAACCACCGGGTTGACCGCACGTAGCGAGGCGATGCCATCGGTGAACGGACACTGGGCGACCACTGCGGCGATGCCCGGCACGCGCGCCGCGGTGGCGATCACGTGCCCGCCGCCGAACGAGGTGCCCCACAGGGCGATTCGGTCATGGTCAATCCCGGGCAGGGTGCGGGCGTAGGTGACCGCCGCCGCCCAGTCGTCCAACTGCATCCCGATGTCGATCAACTGCCGCGGCTGGCCCGCGCTGTCGCCGAAGTTGCGGTAGTCGAACACCAGGCAGGCGTAGCCGGCCGCGCTGAAACGCTCGGCGTAAGCGTCGAGCCGCATGGTCCGCACCGCGCCCAGCCCGTGCGCCATGACGATCAGCGGCGCGTCGCCCTCACTCGCGGGCCGGTAGAGCCAGGCGCTGATGCGGTCGGCACCGGAGGTGAACTCGACATCTTTCCGCTGCGCCATGGTCGCTCCCTTACTCGAGGCACTTGTCGAAGGTTAGCGATCGGGATCAATACCCGCTAAGCAGTGCGCGCAGCTGACGCAGCGCTTCGGGACCCGCTTGGCTGTGCCAGCGCGACGGATCGGCGGGGCGTCGACCCCACAGAAAGAGCGCCCGCACGGCCGGGTCGCACTCGATGGTGGCCTGTCCTTCCGGCGCGACCAGATCAATGGTGGTGGCCTCGGCAGTCGCGGTGACCAGAACGTCGTCGGTGCCAGGGCAGCGCAAACGTCCGCCAACCTGCTGGCCGGTCGCCAAGTGCAGCGCTTTGATCCCGCGGGCCATCAATGGCTTGCCCACGTCGCGCACGGTGTGTGTGGTCATCCACGGCTGGCTCAGTGCGTGCACCGATGCACTGTCGTCACCGGTCATGTCCCATCGGTGCAGCACCAACTCTTCGCGCATGTGCTCGACGAAAAACCCGGGCGTGACTGTGCGGCCGGTCCATTCGATCTCTTCGTCCGGCGGCAGTTCACTCGCCGCTTCGGTGGTGTCAACCAGCCGCTCGCAGCGTTCGATGAACGCACTCCACAAGTCCACGTCGGTCATCGCTCGGTACGGTGCCTCCCGCTCCTCGAAACTGCGGGTCGGCACGGGGTGCTGGTCGATATGCGCTTGCAACACCCGGGCGAACTCCTCGGCGTTACCCGTGTTGTGGATCAGCACATCGCGCACGGTCCAGCCCTCGCACCAAGTCCCGGCATCCGGTCTGCGAGCTTGCACGGCATGAGCGAAGGCGTCCCACTCGGGGAAGGCCGCGTGAACTCGGGAAGAAACCGTCACCATCGCTTCCTCCTATAGCGGTGTCTATCTCATTGAGAGCAAGAGAATGCTCCGAAAATCCTGCTCCTGCAGCGACCGCCGCACAAATAATGGACTACTGTCTAGAAAAGTTGCAGCGTTGCATCTCGGATGGGAGACCCTCATGGCGATTCGCGTCGCCCACGTCGGCACCGGAAACGTCGGCCGGTTGGCGCTGGCCGAACTGATCACCAACCCGCAATACGATTTGACCGGGGTGTGTGTATCCAATCCCGAGAAGGTGGGCCGCGACGCCGGGCAACTGTGCGGCGTTGGTCTCGATGCTCCCGTCGAAACGGGCATCACGGCGGTCAACGATCTGGATGCTGTGTTGGCGACCAAGCCCGACTGCGTGGTCTATTGCGCCATGGGAGACACGCGGCTGCCCGAAGCGATGGCCGATGCGATGCGGATCTTGGCCGCCGGGATCAACGTCGTCGGGTCCTCACCGGGACTGCTGCAGTACCCGTGGGGCGTCATGCCCGACAAATACATCGCCCGCGTCGAAGACGCTGCGCAGCAAGGGAATTCGAGCATCCTCATTACCGGCGTCGACCCGGGCTTCATCAACGACCTGATACCGTTCGCGCTCGCCGGGACCTGCCAGCGCATCGAGCAAGTGCGGTGCATGGAGATCGCCGACTACGCGACCTATGACGGCGCGGAGGTCATGCACTACATGGGCTTCGGCAGGTCCCTGGACGAAAAGCCGATGCTGTTGCAGCCCGGCGTGCTCAGCATCGCGTGGGGGACGGCGATCCGGCAGCTGGCGGCCGGACTCGGCATCGAGGTCGACGACATCACCGAGTCTGTGCAACGCGAGCCTGCGCCCGAAGACTTCGACATCGCGGTGGGACGGGTACCCAAGGGCACGCTGGCCGCCTTGCAATTCGAGATCCGCGGCATGGTGAACGGCCACCCGGCGATCGTGATCGAGCACATCACCCGGCTGCGTCCAGACCTGCGGCCCGACTGGCCGCAACCCGCCGCGGGCAGTGGCTCCTACCGCGTCGAGATCACCGGTGAGCCGTCCTACGCGGTCGACATCGTGCCCACCAGCCGCAAGGGCGACCACAACCACGCCGCGATCGTCGGCGCCGCGGGCCGCATCGTGAACTCGATACCCGCAGTCGTCGCCGCGCCCCCCGGCATCCGCACCACCGTGGACCTGCCGCTGGTCACCGGACAAGGGCTGTACACGCCGAACAACTTGGTAACCACCTGAATCGAAAGGAGCCCGGCTACATGGGACGGGTAGACGGCAAAGTTGCGCTGATCAGTGGCGGAGCCCGCGGCATGGGCGCCGAGCACGCCCGCCTACTGGTGGCCGAGGGCGCCAAGGTGGTGATCGGCGACATCCTCGACGACGAGGGCAAGGCGCTGGCCGCAGAACTGGGCGACGCCGCCCGCTACGTCCATCTCGACGTGACGCAACTCGACCAGTGGGAGGCCGCCGTCGCGACGGCGACCGGCGAGTTCGGCAAGCTCAACGTGCTGGTCAACAACGCCGGCATCGTCGCGTTGGGGCCGCTGCGCAGCTTCAAGATGGACAAGTGGCAGAAGGTCATCGACGTCAACTTGACCGGGACGTTCCTGGGCATGCGGGTGGCCGTGGACCCGATGACCGAAGCCGGCGGCGGCTCGATCATCAACGTGTCGTCGATCGAGGGCTTGCGCGGCGCCCCGGGCGTGCACCCCTACGTCGCGTCGAAGTGGGCGGTGCGCGGCATCACCAAGTCGGCGGCCTTGGAGTTGGCGCCATTGAACATCCGGGTCAATTCGCTGCACCCGGGCTTCATCCGCACCCCGATGACCGAACACCTGCCCGAAGACCTGGTCACCATCCCACTGGGCCGCCCGGCCGACTCACGGGAGGTGTCCACCTTCGTCGTGTTCCTGGCCAGTGACGACGCGTCGTACGCGACCGGCAGTGAGTTCATCATGGACGGCGGACTGGTGACCGCCGTGCCGTCAAAGCAGATGTAGCGGTGCTATAACCGCGAGCATGCTGCGGAGTCTGACGGGCGCGGTCGGGGCCAATCACGTCATCACCGACCCCGACGTGCTGGCCGGGCGCAGCGTCGACCACACCGGCCGGTATCGCGGCCGCGCCAGTGCTTTGGTCCGGCCCGGTTCGGCCGATGAAGTCGCCGAAGTGCTGCGGGTGTGCCGCGACGCCGGCGCGCACGTCACCGTGCAGGGTGGGCGGACCTCGCTGGTCGCCGGCACCGTCCCCGAACACGACGACATCCTGCTGTCCACCGAGCGATTGAGCGCGGTCGGCGACGTCGACACCGTCGAGCGGCGCGTCCAGGTTGGCGCCGGCGCCACATTGGCGACCGTGCAACGGGCCGCCGCCGACGCCGGTCTGGTGTTCGGGGTCGACTTGGCGGCCCGGGACACCGCAACCGTCGGCGGCATGGCGTCGACGAACGCCGGCGGTCTGCGCACGGTCCGCTACGGAAACATGGGCGAGCAAGTCATCGGCCTCGACGTCGCGCTGCCCGACGGGTCGGTGCTGCGCCGGCACAGCCGGGTGCGGCGGGACAACACCGGCTACGACATGACGGCGCTGTTCGTGGGGGCCGAGGGCACCCTGGGCGTGATCACCGAGGTGGACCTGCGCCTGCACCCCACCCCGTCGCACCGGGTGACCGCCGTGTGCGGATTCGCCGATCTCGAGGCGCTGGTGGCGGCCGGGCAGACATTTCGGGACGTCGACGGCATCGCCGCGCTGGAATTGATCGACGGCCGTGCGGCAGAACTCACCGGCGAGCGGCCCGTGTCGGGAGCCTGGCTGCTGCTGGTGGAACTGGCCGCCGATCAAGACCAGACCGACAGACTGGCCGACCTGCTCGACGGCGTGCAACTCTGCGGTGAGCCCGCGGTTGGTGTGGATGTTGCCGCCCAACAACGGCTTTGGCGCACGCGCGAATCGCTGGCCGAGGTGCTCGGGGTGTACGGGCCGCCGCTGAAGTTCGACGTCTCGCTGCCGCTGCCGTCGATCGGCCGATTCGCCGACGCTGCGGCCGCCTTGGTGCATGAGCATGTCGACGACGCACTGCCGGTGTTGTTCGGCCACATCGGTGAAGGCAACCTGCACCTCAACGTGCTGCGTGTCCCGCCCGAGCGCGAGGCTGCGCTGTACGCGCCGATGATGGACCTGGTGGCCGACTGCGCGGGCAACGTCAGCTCCGAGCACGGCGTCGGCACCCGCAAGCGGCCGTACCTGGCGATGTCGCGCGAACCGGCCGATATCGCGGCGATGCGCACGCTCAAGGCGGCGTTGGACCCGACGGGTTACCTCAACGCCGCGGTGTTGTTTCCGGCCTAGCCGCCGTTGCCTTTGATGCCGACGGCGTGGCGCAACTGAGCCAGGAACTGATCGGCGTCGTCGCTGCGAACCACGTAATGCGAGATGGCGATTCGGATCACCGTGGCCGCTTTGACCGCCGCGTTGGGTCCGGGCAGGAGCCGTTGCAGCCCCTCGCGCATCTCCGGGATGGCGCCGGACATCTGCGCGAGGACGTGCTCGGGCTCGATGTCGACCATGCGCACTCCCGAGTACGAGTACTGGTATTCGACGATGAAGCGCAGCGCGGCATCCAGACGCTCGACGCCCTTCAACCCCGAAGTCGCCTTGGCCAGGCCGCGTTCGAACACCTGCCGTTCGTAGCCGGCGAAGGCCGACAGCAACTCTTCTTTCGACGCGAACCAGCGGTAGAGGGTGGGACGGGAGACACCGGCTTGAGTGGCGACTTCGGACAGGCTGAGTTTGGTCTTGCCGCTGCGGGCCAGCACCTCGGCGGTGGCCGCCAGGATGCGCTGACGAGTCGAGGTGTCCGCATCGTTGATGTCTGCCGCCTGGGCCGCCTGGCTCATGAGAGAAACCTTACGAAATTTCGCGCGTGTGTCACTGGGGCCGCCGGCGTACGAGCACTGACTGCTGGATCGCACCGACCGCGCCCTGCTCGTCGAACAGGGTGCCGACCGTGGTGCCGATGCCGTCGGGTCCGTAATTGGTTTCCGCGCGAATGCCGATCCAATCCCCGGCGGGGACCCGAAACACGTGCACGGCCAGATCGGTGTTGAGGAACGTCCACTTGGTGATGTCGAGTCTGCTGCCGATGCCGTTGGCGCAGTCGGCCACCGCGAACAGGCGCTCGAGCGGGGTCATCGTCTCGCCGTAGACCAAGTCGACCGTGGGCTTGATCCATGATTCGCCCGGCCCCGCGCTCAAGGGCTCGGTGAGCCAGCGCCAGTCCAGGCTGTGCACGTAGTTGCGGTCGAAGTCCTTCTCCAAGTTGCGGCTGCGCGCCTCGGCCCGCGGGCGCGGAAGCGCTGCTGCGGCGTGTACCAGTGACGCGGTGTCCAAGTGCTGCAAGCGCCAGCCGCTGGCACGAGCGACGGGCCGGGGCCGGCCGTCGGGGCCAGGGCCCAGCATTTCGGCGCTGACCAATTCGATCTGTGTGCCCCGGCGTTCCAGTTGTGGACGCACCCAGAGGTCACCTTCGGCCGGGACCGGTCCCAGCAGGTCGACCACGACCCGGCTCAGCCGGGTGTCGTCACGCGGGTTGCACCGCTGCAGGGCCCGAACCAACAGTGCCGACACCGGTGCGGCGTGCTGGATCGCGGCCGTCCACGTGCTGCGCACCAGATCCGTCGCGCGGAACTTCTCACCGCGCGCGTCGGCGTCGTCGAGAAGCTCGTAGTAGGCGTCGGTCATGGTCGGCTCAGGGCAGGCCGGCGCCGGGGATGTCGACGACCACCGCGTCCAGGCGGGACAGCCGGGTACCGACGAGGCGTTTGGGGTAGGCCTCGGTGCTGGACAGCAAGAACAGGGTGCGGCGCTGCTGACCGCCCAGGGCGCAGGCGGTGGCGATCCGATCGCCCATGTCGATGCGGTCGGTGACGGTGCCGCCGACGGTGATGCGCTGGAACTGATGGGCCAGCGTCATCGAGGTCCACACCCCTCCGTCGGTGTCGAGCGCGATGCCGTCGGGCGGTCCGTCCAGGCCGTCGGCGAAGACGCGGCGGTCATGCAGCCCGCCATCGCGGCCGATGGTGAACGCGGTCAGCCGCCTGGCCATGGACTCCGCGACGATCAACGTTTGACCGTCCGGCGTGATGACCATGCCGTTGGGAAAGTCGAGGTCGTCGGCGACGACGGTCGCGCTGTTGTTCAGGTCGAGGCGGATGAGGACGCCGCCGGTGAAGGCCGGCGAGCCGATGTAGGCGCGCCCGGCGCGGTCGACCACCATGTCACCGAGGCTGGCCGGAGCCAATGCAGAAAGGTCGGTGATCGGGACGACGGTGTCGCCGTCGTAACGCAGGATCTGCTGGGTTTCGGTCGAAGCGATCAGCAGTGACCCGTCGGGCCGGAAGCCAAGTCCGCCCGGGCAGTGGCCCGGCAGCGGCAACGTGGTCAGCGACCCTCGCATGTCCGCGGTGTGGACGGCTTCGCCGAGCATGTCGGAGAACCACAGCAGCCCTTCGAACCAGCGCGGGCTTTCACCGAAGCAGAAGCCGTCCGACAACGGTGTGGGATCCAGCA from Mycobacterium kubicae includes these protein-coding regions:
- a CDS encoding NAD(P) transhydrogenase subunit alpha; this translates as MYDDLLANLAILVLSGFVGFAVISKVPNTLHTPLMSGTNAIHGIVVLGALVVFGSVEHPSIAVQIILFVATVFGTLNVIGGFIVTDRMLGMFKGKKKPPAVAAEKAEGPAAK
- a CDS encoding acyl-CoA dehydrogenase family protein gives rise to the protein MSAKASDYHKRLSDFMVEYVFPAEAEYEKFRHEAGPNDHSVPPIIEELKTKAKAAGLWNLFLPAESGLSNLDYAPLAELSGWSMEIGPEVLNCAAPDTGNMETLHLFANEEQRKQWLEPLLNGEIRSAFSMTEPAVASSDARNIETLIERDGGDYVINGRKWWTSGAADPRCKILIVMGRTNPDAASHQQQSMVLVPIDTPGVTVVRSTSVFGWQDQHGHCEIIYDNVRVPATNLLGEEGAGFAIAQARLGPGRIHHCMRALGAAERALALMVDRTQKRVAFGRPLAEQGVVREAIAKSRNEIDQARLLCEKAAWTIDQHGNKAAHVLVSQIKAVAPQVACDVIDRAIQVHGAAGVSDDTVLARLYGWHRAMRIFDGPDEVHMRTIARAELGREKSPFAAAVT
- a CDS encoding TetR/AcrR family transcriptional regulator, producing MASETGLSRREELLAVATKLFAARGYHGTRMDDVADVIGLNKATVYHYYASKSLILFDIYRQAAEGTLAAVHDDPSWTAREALYQYTVRLLTGIAGNPERAAVYFQEQPYITEWFTAEQVAEVREKEALVYEHVHGLIDRGIASGEFYECDSHVLALGYIGMTLGSYRWLRPSGRRSAKEIAAEFSTALLRGLIRDESIRTTSPLGP
- a CDS encoding Re/Si-specific NAD(P)(+) transhydrogenase subunit alpha, with protein sequence MTDPQTHATRVGVVAESGPDERRVALVPKAVASLVNSGVAVVVETGAGIKALLPDDLYTAAGASIGDAWDADVVVKVAPPTAEEVGRLRSGQTLIGFLAPRNAENSIGALKQAGVQAFALEAIPRISRAQVMDALSSQANVAGYKAVLLAASESTRFFPMLTTAAGTVKPATVLVLGVGVAGLQALATAKRLGARTTGYDVRPEVADQVRSVGAQWLDIGIDAAGEGGYARELTEDERAQQQKALEQAISGFDVVITTALVPGRPAPRLVTAAAVEAMKPGSVVVDLAGETGGNCELTEPGQTVVKHDVTIASPLNLPATMPEHASELYSKNITALLDLLITDGKLAPDFDDEVIAASCVTRDQKA
- a CDS encoding NAD(P)(+) transhydrogenase (Re/Si-specific) subunit beta, yielding MNYLVIGLYIVSFSLFIYGLMGLTGPKTAVRGNLIAAVGMALAVAATLIAIRHTSQWPLIIAGLVVGVVLGVPPARLTKMTAMPQLVAFFNGVGGGTVALIALSEFMETSGFSAFQHGESPTVHIVVASLFAAIIGSISFWGSIIAFGKLQEIISGAPIGFGKAQQPINLLLLAAAVGAAVVIGLHAHPGTGGVSLWWMVGLLAAAGVLGLMVVLPIGGADMPVVISLLNAMTGLSAAAAGLALNNTAMIVAGMIVGASGSILTNLMAKAMNRSIPAIVAGGFGGGGVAPSGDGGGDKTVKSTSAADAAIQMAYANQVIVVPGYGLAVAQAQHAVKDMAALLENKGVTVKYAIHPVAGRMPGHMNVLLAEAEVDYDAMKDMDDINDEFARTDVAIVIGANDVTNPAARNDASSPIYGMPILNVDKAKSVIVLKRSMNSGFAGIDNPLFYGEGTTMLFGDAKKSVTQVAEELKAL
- a CDS encoding PE family protein, yielding MSYLVTAPDVLASAAVNVDGIATAINEANAAAANRTTGLLAAAEDEVSAAIAGLFNTYGEEYQAVVPQASAFHSQFTAALAAAGNAYVQAEAAATSALANASSEINTTFQSLLGPGAAATGGTVSTLAASPSALLANQVALIMGGTNNPLPVAQYIADINANYIQPLFPGASPIGLPTPEQFWPVTPNLGNLTYNQSVAQGVKALDSAIRAQILNGNSVVAFGYSQSASIIHNEIVALMAAGPPYPDVSFIMAAAGNNPNGGLLARFPGFYIPFLDVSFNGATPANNPFPTSIFTAQYDGVAHAPQYPTNILADVNALMGYFYVHSHYPTLLSTDAVQLPTLNPGNTNYYMYLTQNLPLLQPIRDIPYAGPVIADLLQPPLRVMVDLGYSDYGYADLPTPAGLINIPNPINVAYYLAQSAWQAPYGAAVEIGVQAGLWGPEYFPDAYPWVPSLNPGLNLYLGPALSQPPVTALSLLSGALGNAFHIIPSIHY